DNA from Aphis gossypii isolate Hap1 unplaced genomic scaffold, ASM2018417v2 Contig00487, whole genome shotgun sequence:
TGGTTAGAAGAGACCGAAGAAGTTTTTTTAGATGACTCAGACGATACCGATGCTGATCCTAGTTATGGAGATCCCGTCGAATTACGTGAAAATGAGTCTGATAGTGACATTTCTGAACCTACGCATAGATCAAATACTTCACAAACCTCTCGTTCAAGAAGTCGTAGTCCTATAGCACAGAATTCTTACTACTTAGGGAAAGATAAGCAAACAAAATGGTATAAGGACGCTCCTCCTAGAAATGTACGTACTCGACAACGTAACATCGTTTTACGTTTACCAGGCGTAAAACAAATAGGTCGCGATGCAAATTCTATTTTAGAGTGCTggaacttatttttttctaattccaTTATTGAcgatatagtaaaatacactAACATATATCTCGATAAAATTCGTTCAAAATATACACAACAACATATGGTACGCGAAACATCAAAATCCGAAATGAACGCGCTTTTTGGGCTGTTATATTTGGCCGGTGTTTTACGTAGTAATCATCTCAACCTTGATGATTTATGGTCAAACGATGGCTTATCGCCCGAGTATTTTCGAGCAGTTATGCCAAAAGCACGATTTTATATTCTTCTAAGAGCAATGAGGTTTGACGATATAAGTACACGAGCCCaaagaaaacaatttgatAAACTTGCGGCCATTCGTTCAGTATTTGAAGACTTTGTTCTAAGC
Protein-coding regions in this window:
- the LOC126554420 gene encoding piggyBac transposable element-derived protein 4-like, whose product is MTNKVISWLEETEEVFLDDSDDTDADPSYGDPVELRENESDSDISEPTHRSNTSQTSRSRSRSPIAQNSYYLGKDKQTKWYKDAPPRNVRTRQRNIVLRLPGVKQIGRDANSILECWNLFFSNSIIDDIVKYTNIYLDKIRSKYTQQHMVRETSKSEMNALFGLLYLAGVLRSNHLNLDDLWSNDGLSPEYFRAVMPKARFYILLRAMRFDDISTRAQRKQFDKLAAIRSVFEDFVLSCENCYTVGANVTIDEMLEGFRGRCSFRQYIPSKPNKYGIKIQALVDSRTFYTSKMEVYVGTQPDGPYKCENNPASVVKRLIAPISKTGRNITMDNWYNSIPLAIDLLKNHNTTVVGTLRKNKREIPLCFLETKKRQLNSTMFGYDKDILLTSYVPKKNKNVLLISTMHEQANKVSLIQSLKKENQR